A stretch of Oncorhynchus gorbuscha isolate QuinsamMale2020 ecotype Even-year linkage group LG24, OgorEven_v1.0, whole genome shotgun sequence DNA encodes these proteins:
- the LOC124013308 gene encoding transmembrane protein 106B-like, whose translation MGKAFSLLSMQECYDDSLTTTQDDEGKSEDVSQFPYIEFTGRDSVTCPSCQGTGRIPRGQENQLVALIPYSDQRLRPRRTKLYVMASVAVCLLLSSLAVFFLFPRTIDVSYGGVKSVFVTYDEDKRIVYLNVTNTLNITNNNYYSVEVSNITSAITGGGGGGSTASRQNIYTLSPCYLFDHNPVCCCSQVDYMVPAIIAEMSYMYDYCTLQATKVHNIVVMMQVTVTTAYFGHMEQVTQEMYQYVDCGGNTTTVRGEQHMVSNAPIPPYLPLYLT comes from the exons ATGGGGAAAgccttctccctcctgtccatgCAGGAATGCTACGATGACTCCCTGACCACCACACAGGATGATGAGGGGAAGAGCGAGGACGTGTCCCAGTTCCCCTACATAGAGTTCACAGGCCGGGACAGCGTCACATGTCCCAGCTGCCAGGGCACTGGGAGGATACCTAGAG GCCAAGAGAACCAGCTGGTGGCATTGATTCCATACAGTGACCAGAGACTCAGGCCCAGGAGAAC AAAGCTGTATGTGATGGCCTCAGTGGCTGTGTGTCTGCTGCTGTCCAGCCTGGCTGTCTTCTTCCTATTCCCTCGTACCATAGACGTCTCTTACGGGGGCGTCAAGTCTGTCTTCGTCACCTACGATGAGGATAAGAGGATTGTCTATCTCAACGTGACG AACACTCTGAATATCACCAATAACAACTACTACAGTGTAGAGGTGTCTAACATCACCTCCGCAataaccggggggggggggggggggagtacagCGTCCAGGCAAAATATATA CACTCTTTCTCCATGTTACCTTTTTGATCATAAccctgtgtgttgttgttcccAGGTTGACTACATGGTTCCCGCCATTATAGCAGAGATGAGCTACATGTA TGATTACTGCACCCTACAGGCCACAAAGGTGCACAACATTGTGGTTATGATGCA GGTGACGGTGACCACAGCGTACTTTGGCCACATGGAGCAGGTTACTCAGGAGATGTACCAGTATGTAGACTGTGGAGGTAACACCACCACCGTGAGGGGGGAGCAGCACATGGTGTCGAATGCCCCAATACCCCCATACTTGCCCCTCTACCTGACCTAA
- the LOC124013027 gene encoding adseverin-like: MVLYHREFDKAGRAAGLQIWRIEKIELVPVPENLHGSFYVGDAYVVLHTVKQRDSCFYDLHFWLGKECSQDESTAAAIFTVQLDDFLGGKPVQYRELQGFESTAFTRYFKGGITYKAGGVASGFHHVVTNDLSALRLFHIKGRRVVRATEVTLNWSSFNTGDCFIVDLGAVIYQWCGSECNKFERLKAAQVAASIRDNERNGRAKLVVVEEWSEPPELTEVLGNKPDLPEGDDNDDMVADISNRKMAKLYMVSDASGEMQVTLVSEENPFSQSHLLSDECFILDHEKSKMIFVWKGRNANPSERKTAMKTAEGFIKQMGYPANTQIQVLPEGGETPIFRHFFQGWKDKNQSEGFGKVFVTERIAKIRQVKFDASKLHESQGMAAHYNMVDDGTGDTQICRVESSGRVPVDPKTYGQFYGGDCYIILYTYKRGQIIYTWQGASSTLDELTASAFLTVELDRSLGGNAVQVRVSQGKEPAHLLSLFKAKPLIVYKSGTSRIGGQAPAAPTRLFQVRRNLGTITRIAEVDAEAGSLNSNDAYLLKLPSGGSYLWVGKGASEDEERGAQYMSQVLKCQTQRIVEGQEPADLWAALGGKKEYQTSERLASKSLTQQPRLFACSNKTGRFIIEEVPGEFSQEDLAEDDVMLLDVWDQVFIWIGKDANEVERTESVKSAKTYIETDPGGRDKRTSIVVVKQGHEPPTFTGWFLGWDVARWDSDTMARTMKTLHI, from the exons ATGGTGCTCTACCACAGGGAGTTTGACAAGGCAGGCAGGGCAGCCGGTCTCCAGATATGGAGGATAGAGAAGATTGAGCTGGTCCCTGTGCCTGAGAACCTGCACGGGAGCTTCTATGTTGGGGACGCGTACGTGGTCCTCCACACCGTCAAACAGCGGGATAGCTGCTTCTACGACCTGCACTTCTGGCTGG GTAAGGAGTGCAGCCAGGACGAGAGCACGGCGGCGGCCATCTTTACCGTTCAGCTGGATGATTTCCTAGGAGGGAAGCCTGTCCAGTACCGAGAACTGCAGGGGTTCGAGTCCACCGCCTTCACACGCTACTTCAAGGGAGGCATCACATATAAA GCTGGAGGTGTGGCCTCTGGGTTCCATCACGTGGTCACCAACGACCTGTCAGCTCTGAGACTATTCCATATCAAAGGTCGCCGCGTCGTCAGGGCAACTGAGGTCACCCTCAACTGGTCCAGCTTCAACACAGGGGACTGCTTCATCGTGGACCTTGGAGCA GTTATCTACCAGTGGTGCGGTTCAGAGTGCAACAAATTTGAGCGCCTGAAGGCAGCACAGGTGGCTGCCAGTATCCGGGACAATGAGAGGAATGGCCGAGCAAAGCTGGTTGTCGTGGAAGAGTGGAGCGAGCCGCCTGAGTTAACTGAG GTACTTGGCAACAAGCCAGATCTACCAGAAGGTGATGACAATGACGATATGGTGGCAGATATCTCCAACAGGAAGATGGCCAAACTCTACATG GTATCTGATGCGTCCGGAGAAATGCAGGTGACCCTGGTCTCAGAGGAGAACCCGTTCTCTCAGAGCCATCTGCTGTCTGACGAGTGCTTCATCCTGGACCACGAGAAGAGCAAGATGATCTTTGTCTGGAAAG GCCGTAACGCCAACCCCAGCGAGAGGAAGACTGCCATGAAGACTGCTGAGGGCTTCATCAAGCAGATGGGCTACCCAGCTAACACACAG ATCCAGGTACTTCCAGAGGGTGGAGAGACTCCCATCTTCAGGCATTTCTTCCAGGGCTGGAAGGATAAAAACCAGAGCGAAGGGTTTGGGAAGGTCTTTGTGACCGAGAGGATCGCAAAGATACGTCAGGTGAAGTTCGATGCCTCCAAACTCCATGAGTCCCAGGGCATGGCAGCCCATTATAACATGGTGGACGACGGCACAGGAGACACTCAG ATCTGCAGAGTGGAGAGCAGTGGTCGAGTCCCAGTTGACCCAAAGACGTATGGTCAGTTCTATGGAGGAGACTGTTACATCATCCTCTATACATATAAGAGAGGACAGATCATCTACACCTG GCAGGGGGCTAGCAGCACTCTAGATGAGCTCACAGCTTCTGCCTTCCTAACTGTGGAGCTCGATCGCTCTCTGGGTGGGAATGCAGTTCAG GTGAGAGTATCCCAAGGAAAAGAGCCTGCCCATCTCCTGAGTTTGTTCAAAGCCAAACCCCTCATCGTGTATAAGAGTGGTACCTCACGCATCGGAGGCCAGGCACCTGCGGCCCCCACACGCCTGTTTCAGGTCCGACGTAACCTGGGCACCATCACACGCATCGCAGAG GTGGATGCGGAGGCTGGCAGCCTGAACTCTAACGACGCATATCTGCTGAAACTGCCCTCGGGGGGGAGCTACCTGTGGGTGGGTAAGGGCGCCAGCGAGGATGAAGAGCGGGGGGCCCAGTACATGAGTCAGGTGCTGAAGTGTCAGACGCAACGCATCGTAGAGGGACAAGAACCAG CGGACCTCTGGGCAGCTTTAGGGGGAAAGAAGGAGTACCAGACATCAGAGAGACTGGCGAGTAAGAGCCTCACTCAACAACCTCGCCTGTTCGCCTGCTCCAACAAGACTGGCAGGTTCATC ATTGAGGaggttccaggagagttcagtcAGGAGGATCTAGCAGAGGATGACGTGATGCTGTTGGACGTCTGGGATCAG GTGTTTATCTGGATTGGCAAAGATGCCAATGAAGTTG